In the Sarcophilus harrisii chromosome 3, mSarHar1.11, whole genome shotgun sequence genome, one interval contains:
- the PCDH20 gene encoding protocadherin-20, protein MTAVSLGMNCPGNERRSRTLGVSWLPRNRQQPLDMGHLYSPRNSTSRRNLPHLLLFFLFVGPFNCFASYSRATELFYSLNEGLPAGVLIGSLAEDLQLVPQAPSAEAAVAAGSEEDQQSHQPHGEEWDPPLSFSLASQGLAGQYVTLDNRSGELHTSAREIDREALCLEGGGGGAGGGGGRNGISISSSTSSESCVLLLDVLVLPQEYFRFVKVKIAIRDINDNAPQFPVSQISVSVPENAPVNTRLAIEHPAMDPDVGINGVQTYRLLDYHGVFTLDVEENENGERTPYLIVMGALDRETQDQYVTIIIAEDGGSPPLMGSATLTIGISDINDNCPLFTDSQINVTVYGNATVGTPVAVVQAVDRDLGANAQITYSYSQKVPQVSKDLFHLDEITGIIKLFRKIGGNVLRLHKLTVLANGPGCIPAVITVLVTIIKVVFRPPEIVPRYIANEVEGVVYLKELEPINTPVAFFTIRDPEDKYKVNCYLDGDGPFRLSPYQPYNNEYLLETAKSLDYETQQLYEITVVAWNSEGFHVKKVIKIQILDDNDNAPVFTQPLIELSIEENNAPNAFLTKLHATDADSGERGQVSYFLGPDAPSYFVLDKITGILTVSTQLDREEKEKYRYTVKAVDSGIPPRESIATIAITVLDKNDNSPRFINKDFSFFVPENFPGFGEIGVISVTDADAGRNGWVALSVMNQSDIFVIDTGKGMLRAKVSLDREQQSSYILWVEAVDGGEPALSSTAKITILLLDINDNPPLVLFPQSNMSYLLVLPSTLPGSPVTEVYAVDKDTGMNAVIAYSIIGRRGPRPESFRIDSKTGNITLEETLMQNDYGLYRLLVKVSDHGYPEPLHSTVMVNLFVNDTVSNESYIESLLRKEPEISIEEKEPQISIEPTHRKVESASCVPTLVALSVISLGSITLVTGMGIYICLRKGKKHHRENDNLEVQIPLKGKLDLHMIERKPMEISNI, encoded by the exons ATGACTGCAGTTTCGTTGGGAATGAACTGCCCAGGGAATGAGAGGCGCTCACGAACCCTAGGAGTCAGCTGGCTGCCGCGGAACAGGCAACAGCCTCTGGATATGGGGCATCTCTACAGTCCCAGGAACAGCACCAGTCGAAGAAACCTGCCG CATCTGTTACTGTTTTTCCTCTTCGTGGGACCTTTTAACTGCTTCGCAAGTTACAGTCGCGCTACGGAGCTCTTCTACAGCCTGAACGAAGGGCTACCGGCCGGAGTGCTCATCGGGAGCCTGGCTGAGGACCTGCAGCTGGTCCCCCAGGCACCATCAGCAGAAGCGGCGGTGGCGGCCGGGAGTGAGGAAGACCAGCAGTCGCACCAGCCGCACGGAGAGGAATGGGATCCCCCTCTTTCCTTCAGCCTGGCGTCCCAAGGGCTGGCTGGTCagtatgtgaccctggacaaccgTTCAGGGGAGTTGCACACTTCTGCTCGGGAGATCGACCGGGAGGCACTGTGTCTtgaaggaggtgggggaggggcaggaggaggaggcggGAGAAATGGCatctccatctcctcctccacTTCCTCAGAATCTTGCGTCTTGCTCCTGGACGTGCTGGTTCTGCCTCAGGAGTACTTCAGATTTGTGAAAGTGAAAATTGCCATCCGGGACATCAATGACAATGCTCCTCAGTTCCCTGTATCCCAGATCTCTGTCTCAGTTCCTGAAAATGCACCCGTCAACACACGACTGGCCATTGAACATCCAGCCATGGACCCAGACGTGGGCATTAATGGAGTTCAGACCTACCGCCTATTGGACTATCATGGTGTCTTCACGTTGGATGTGGAGGAGAATGAGAACGGAGAGCGCACCCCGTACCTGATTGTCATGGGGGCATTAGACAGGGAGACTCAAGACCAGTATGTAACCATCATCATAGCAGAAGATGGTGGCTCTCCACCTCTCATGGGGAGTGCCACGCTCACAATTGGCATTAGTGATATTAATGATAATTGTCCCCTTTTTACAGACTCACAGATCAATGTGACTGTGTATGGGAATGCTACAGTGGGCACTCCCGTGGCAGTTGTCCAGGCTGTGGATAGAGACTTAGGAGCCAATGCTCAGATCACCTACTCCTACAGCCAGAAGGTTCCCCAGGTTTCAAAAGACTTATTTCACCTGGATGAAATCACTGGAATCATTAAACTCTTCAGAAAGATTGGCGGCAATGTTCTCAGACTCCACAAGCTCACTGTACTTGCCAATGGGCCAGGCTGCATTCCAGCTGTAATCACTGTCCTGGTGACCATCATCAAAGTGGTTTTCCGTCCGCCTGAGATAGTTCCTCGTTATATTGCTAATGAAGTTGAAGGAGTTGTTTACTTAAAGGAGCTGGAACCCATCAACACCCCAGTTGCATTCTTTACCATCAGGGACCCAGAAGATAAATATAAGGTGAATTGCTACCTAGATGGAGATGGACCATTCAGATTATCTCCCTATCAACCGTACAATAATGAATACTTGTTAGAAACTGCAAAATCTTTGGACTATGAGACACAACAGCTCTATGAGATAACTGTGGTGGCCTGGAACTCTGAGGGATTTCATGTTAAAAAGGTGATTAAAATACAGATTCTAGATGACAATGACAATGCTCCTGTTTTTACTCAACCATTGATAGAACtatctattgaagaaaataatgcacCAAATGCCTTTCTGACAAAATTGCACGCCACGGATGCTGACAGTGGAGAGAGAGGTCAAGTCTCTTACTTCCTCGGACCCGATGCACCATCGTATTTTGTGTTAGACAAGATTACAGGGATTCTGACTGTGTCCACTCAGCtggatagagaagaaaaagagaagtataGGTACACAGTAAAAGCAGTTGACTCTGGGATACCACCTCGAGAATCAATAGCTACAATTGCTATCACTGTGTtggataaaaatgacaatagccCTAGATTTATCAACAAGGATTTCAGTTTTTTTGTGCCAGAAAATTTTCCAGGTTTTGGTGAAATTGGAGTAATCAGTGTCACAGATGCAGATGCAGGGCGAAATGGATGGGTTGCCCTTTCGGTGATGAACCAAAGTGATATTTTTGTCATAGACACTGGGAAAGGCATGTTGAGAGCAAAAGTCTCCCTGGATAGGGAGCAGCAAAGTTCCTATATTTTGTGGGTTGAAGCTGTTGATGGGGGTGAACCTGCCCTCTCCTCTACTGCAAAGATAACAATTCTTCTTCTTGACATCAATGACAATCCTCCTCTTGTCCTGTTTCCTCAGTCAAATATGTCTTATCTATTAGTTCTACCTTCTACTCTACCTGGCTCACCAGTTACAGAAGTCTATGCTGTTGACAAAGACACTGGTATGAATGCTGTCATAGCTTATAGCATCATAGGAAGAAGAGGTCCCAGGCCTGAGTCCTTTAGGATAGACTCCAAAACTGGTAACATTACTTTGGAAGAGACATTGATGCAGAATGATTATGGCCTTTACCGCTTACTGGTTAAAGTGAGCGACCATGGTTATCCTGAGCCCCTCCATTCTACTGTCATGGTAAATCTGTTTGTCAATGACACTGTTAGCAATGAGAGCTACATTGAGAGTCTATTGCGAAAAGAACCTGAGATCAGCATAGAGGAAAAAGAACCACAAATTTCAATAGAACCTACTCACCGAAAAGTGGAATCAGCATCCTGTGTGCCCACATTAGTTGCCTTGTCTGTGATAAGTTTGGGGTCCATCACATTAGTCACTGGGATGGGAATATATATATGtctaaggaagggaaaaaagcatcaTCGGGAAAATGACAATTTGGAAGTACAAATCCCACTGAAAGGAAAGCTTGATTTACATATGATAGAGAGGAAACCAATGGAGATTTCTAATATTTGA